A single region of the Tetragenococcus osmophilus genome encodes:
- a CDS encoding Dps family protein, with translation MTENKATQERTPQERLQEEQEHKEHVHHTKINAAAIADHLLGNMHTLHVKLHQYHWYVKGANFFTLHEKFEELYNENEKWFDKLAERLITSGHKPASTTVEFEKYSMLSEDAVNKYAKAEDMVENIIEDFRSTRDLTIRAIRLAQDEGDDALEDTLIAFKNDLDKNIWMLQAFIGKEALEDDDALDEDED, from the coding sequence GCTACTCAAGAAAGAACACCCCAAGAAAGATTGCAAGAAGAACAAGAACACAAGGAACATGTTCATCATACGAAAATTAATGCAGCGGCCATTGCGGATCATCTTTTAGGCAACATGCATACATTACATGTGAAACTGCACCAATATCACTGGTATGTAAAAGGAGCCAATTTCTTTACGTTGCATGAAAAATTTGAAGAGTTGTATAACGAAAATGAAAAATGGTTCGACAAACTTGCGGAGCGTCTAATTACTTCTGGGCATAAACCTGCTTCGACAACGGTTGAATTTGAAAAATATTCGATGCTTTCGGAAGATGCAGTTAATAAATACGCTAAAGCAGAAGACATGGTTGAAAATATTATCGAGGACTTCAGAAGCACTCGTGACCTAACTATTCGCGCGATTCGTTTAGCTCAAGACGAGGGTGACGATGCTTTAGAAGATACATTGATTGCTTTTAAAAATGACTTAGACAAGAACATTTGGATGCTGCAAGCGTTCATTGGTAAAGAAGCATTAGAAGATGATGACGCTCTTGATGAGGATGAAGATTAA
- a CDS encoding Crp/Fnr family transcriptional regulator, which translates to MTKHTHHEIGDHAACIRLVPIFNHLEDSAMNYIAEKAHTKQYQKGEFLFRSQEKEDTLYIINRGKIRIYRLADSGKEQLVRILNPGDFTGEWTLFNPDAMHEEYAEATRDTVVCMIQQKDVQDFLEQYPAISLKLLAEMSKRLESSERQTTQVAVESVITRLVLFLAENVEPEMGNSPTITLPMAKKDIASYLGTTPETISRQFGELEDEGLIQQLSGKRIKIQDLDDLLLYSE; encoded by the coding sequence TTGACTAAACATACCCATCATGAAATTGGTGACCACGCAGCCTGTATCCGCTTGGTTCCAATATTCAATCACTTAGAGGATAGCGCGATGAATTACATTGCTGAAAAAGCCCACACGAAACAGTATCAAAAAGGAGAGTTTCTGTTTCGTTCACAAGAAAAAGAGGATACTTTATATATTATCAATCGTGGGAAAATCCGTATTTATCGATTGGCAGACTCTGGCAAAGAGCAGCTAGTGCGGATCTTGAACCCTGGTGATTTCACCGGAGAATGGACCTTGTTCAACCCGGATGCAATGCACGAGGAATATGCCGAAGCAACCCGAGATACCGTTGTCTGTATGATTCAGCAAAAAGATGTCCAAGATTTTCTGGAACAATACCCAGCTATTTCTTTAAAACTATTGGCGGAAATGTCTAAACGGTTAGAAAGTTCAGAACGTCAAACGACACAAGTAGCCGTGGAGAGTGTCATTACCCGTTTAGTTTTGTTTTTGGCAGAAAATGTGGAACCTGAAATGGGCAACTCTCCCACCATCACCCTGCCGATGGCAAAAAAGGACATTGCTTCCTATTTAGGAACGACACCTGAGACCATCAGTCGCCAATTTGGAGAATTGGAGGACGAGGGATTGATTCAACAGCTGTCTGGGAAAAGGATCAAGATTCAGGATTTAGATGATTTATTGCTTTACAGCGAATAA
- a CDS encoding DUF6448 family protein encodes MKMNVKAILGVTAAGAGLFFANPLTVEAHCDTEQGPVYESLQASLEDGNFDHIAHWVPEEQEEELKDYYDRALSVKDKTEDKEINALAEDYVFENFVRIHRAGEGAPYTGISEEPVDPGIAAADESIARESLAPLEEGGFVTAENREHVEEVFTDLLETKDFEIADTEAGREYVEDYVTFTHLFEEGHEEEHDSQTEKYDTYEEEHDAHAEEVHQEETKGNWFTNLFSSWF; translated from the coding sequence ATGAAAATGAATGTAAAAGCTATACTTGGAGTGACAGCAGCAGGAGCTGGGTTGTTTTTCGCGAATCCCCTGACCGTAGAAGCTCACTGTGACACAGAACAAGGCCCCGTGTATGAATCCCTGCAGGCTTCTTTGGAAGACGGAAACTTTGACCATATCGCCCACTGGGTGCCGGAGGAACAAGAAGAGGAATTAAAAGACTATTACGACCGCGCCCTGTCCGTTAAAGATAAGACAGAAGATAAAGAAATCAATGCCTTAGCTGAGGATTACGTCTTTGAAAACTTCGTCCGTATCCATCGAGCAGGAGAAGGCGCACCTTACACAGGAATCAGCGAAGAGCCCGTTGATCCAGGCATCGCAGCAGCTGATGAGAGTATTGCCCGGGAAAGCTTAGCACCGCTTGAAGAAGGAGGTTTCGTGACAGCTGAAAACCGTGAACATGTTGAAGAAGTCTTCACGGACCTGCTCGAAACAAAAGACTTTGAGATAGCTGACACGGAAGCTGGCCGTGAATACGTTGAAGACTACGTCACATTCACCCACTTATTTGAAGAAGGCCATGAAGAAGAGCACGATTCCCAGACAGAAAAATATGATACTTATGAAGAAGAGCATGATGCTCATGCAGAAGAGGTACATCAAGAGGAAACTAAAGGGAATTGGTTCACTAACCTGTTCAGCAGCTGGTTTTAA
- a CDS encoding heavy-metal-associated domain-containing protein, protein MSKAVIALETLSCPSCLKKIENAVKGLNGIDQNSVRGVFNVSKIRIDFDEKMVTIEDVEKVIEDLGYPVIKSKVKAA, encoded by the coding sequence ATGTCTAAAGCAGTAATTGCACTAGAAACATTATCCTGCCCATCCTGTTTGAAAAAAATTGAGAATGCTGTTAAGGGACTCAATGGTATTGATCAGAACAGCGTAAGAGGGGTATTCAACGTTAGCAAAATCAGAATTGATTTTGATGAAAAAATGGTGACAATAGAAGACGTCGAAAAAGTGATTGAAGATTTGGGTTATCCAGTCATCAAATCAAAAGTGAAAGCAGCTTAA
- a CDS encoding heavy-metal-associated domain-containing protein: MSKATIKLETLSCPSCLQKIESAVKGLDGIDKNSVKVLFNSSKVKTNFEEDKIAIEEIKKAIEDLGYPIIKSKVKAA, from the coding sequence ATGTCTAAAGCAACCATTAAACTAGAAACCCTATCTTGTCCTTCCTGCTTACAAAAAATTGAAAGTGCCGTAAAAGGACTGGATGGAATCGACAAAAACAGTGTAAAAGTCTTGTTCAACTCGAGTAAGGTAAAAACCAACTTCGAGGAAGATAAAATAGCAATTGAAGAGATCAAAAAAGCGATTGAAGACTTAGGCTATCCAATTATCAAATCAAAAGTAAAAGCAGCATAA
- a CDS encoding iron-sulfur cluster repair di-iron protein, ric has protein sequence MTTFNQAVKNYFPKLKFFTLAITRAHGQNHPEVFEVRDLFKTMNKKTRKAKKSKPNLDTEFVRLRDITNHYTIPSDACEAYTAVYTMLSEVDEAYQG, from the coding sequence ATGACAACATTTAACCAGGCAGTAAAAAACTATTTTCCAAAATTGAAGTTTTTCACACTAGCTATCACTCGCGCTCATGGACAAAACCATCCCGAAGTTTTTGAAGTACGTGACCTATTTAAAACAATGAACAAAAAAACCAGAAAAGCAAAAAAATCCAAACCCAACTTGGACACAGAATTTGTTCGTTTACGTGACATAACAAATCACTATACAATTCCTAGTGACGCATGCGAAGCATATACAGCTGTTTATACGATGTTATCTGAAGTAGACGAAGCTTATCAAGGTTAA
- a CDS encoding heavy-metal-associated domain-containing protein yields the protein MSKATIKLETLSCPSCLQKIESAVKGLDGIDKNSVKVLFNSSKVKANFEEDKIAIEEIEKAIEDLGYPVIKSKVKAA from the coding sequence ATGTCTAAAGCAACCATTAAACTAGAAACCCTATCTTGTCCTTCCTGCTTACAAAAAATTGAAAGTGCCGTAAAAGGACTGGATGGAATCGACAAAAACAGTGTGAAAGTCTTGTTCAACTCGAGTAAGGTAAAAGCCAACTTTGAGGAAGATAAAATAGCAATTGAAGAGATCGAAAAAGCGATTGAAGACTTAGGTTATCCAGTGATCAAATCAAAAGTAAAAGCTGCATGA
- a CDS encoding Dps family protein, which produces MAQDKTPQERLQEEQEHKEHVHYTKINAAAIADHILGNIHTLHVKLHQYHWYVKGPHFFSLHEQLEELYNANEEWFDEISERLLASGYKPASTTAEFEEYTMLSEDPADKYLKAEEMVENVVEDFRSTREFTVRAIRLAQEEGNDALEDTLIAFKDHLDESIWMLQAFLGKEALEDDDAYEDEDED; this is translated from the coding sequence ATGGCACAAGACAAAACGCCACAAGAAAGACTGCAAGAAGAGCAAGAGCATAAAGAACACGTACACTATACAAAAATCAACGCAGCAGCCATTGCGGATCATATTTTAGGAAATATTCACACACTGCACGTAAAACTGCACCAGTATCATTGGTATGTGAAAGGTCCTCATTTCTTTAGCTTACATGAGCAACTGGAAGAACTGTATAACGCAAACGAAGAGTGGTTTGACGAGATCTCTGAACGGTTATTAGCTTCAGGATATAAACCAGCTTCTACAACTGCCGAGTTTGAAGAGTATACTATGCTTTCAGAAGACCCTGCTGACAAATATTTGAAAGCAGAAGAAATGGTTGAAAATGTCGTGGAAGATTTCAGAAGCACCCGTGAATTTACAGTCCGCGCCATACGTTTGGCTCAAGAAGAAGGCAATGATGCGTTAGAAGATACATTGATTGCTTTCAAAGATCATTTAGATGAAAGTATCTGGATGTTGCAAGCCTTCTTAGGCAAAGAAGCATTGGAAGATGACGACGCCTATGAAGATGAGGATGAAGACTAA
- a CDS encoding glyceraldehyde-3-phosphate dehydrogenase: MKTKKVIISAPTKDEETKVVVFGVNQEILSPSDKIISAASCTTNGLALMTKILVDEFGIQRGLMSGSRAYTATQNMQDAPGGRKSRAGTQNVIPVTTGAANALGKVIPEVKGIITGTTIRVPVITAGFVELFSVLDREVTVDQINEVMKAAANDSYGYTEDEIVSSDVVGVTHGSVFDATLTEVLDANGGQLVKTVAWYDNEYGFVSNLVRLTEYVSRLNK, translated from the coding sequence ATGAAGACTAAAAAAGTAATTATTTCAGCACCAACTAAAGATGAAGAAACGAAAGTCGTTGTCTTTGGTGTCAACCAAGAAATTTTGAGTCCAAGTGACAAAATTATTTCCGCCGCTTCCTGTACGACAAATGGTTTAGCCTTAATGACAAAAATATTAGTGGACGAGTTTGGGATTCAACGAGGCCTGATGTCAGGATCGCGTGCCTATACAGCGACACAAAACATGCAAGATGCTCCCGGGGGACGTAAAAGTCGTGCAGGTACTCAAAATGTTATTCCTGTTACGACTGGCGCTGCCAACGCATTAGGAAAAGTCATTCCAGAGGTTAAAGGGATCATTACGGGTACCACCATACGGGTTCCTGTCATTACTGCGGGCTTTGTAGAACTGTTCTCGGTGTTGGATAGAGAGGTAACCGTTGATCAGATTAACGAAGTGATGAAGGCAGCCGCGAATGATTCATATGGGTACACTGAGGATGAAATTGTTTCCTCCGATGTCGTGGGGGTTACACATGGATCCGTTTTTGATGCAACGTTAACAGAAGTATTAGATGCAAATGGGGGACAATTGGTTAAAACAGTTGCTTGGTACGATAACGAATATGGTTTTGTTTCTAATTTGGTGCGTTTAACAGAATATGTTTCTCGATTAAATAAATAA
- a CDS encoding DUF308 domain-containing protein, translated as MSNTTGQWLGWIGILVGIIAFFWQPVWMGVAAVVLGIIGLFSPQKGLNWAAIIIGAIALVLPLL; from the coding sequence ATGAGTAATACAACTGGGCAATGGTTAGGATGGATTGGAATTCTTGTAGGGATAATCGCTTTCTTTTGGCAACCAGTATGGATGGGCGTAGCTGCAGTCGTTCTAGGAATCATCGGGCTATTTTCCCCACAGAAAGGACTCAACTGGGCAGCGATTATTATTGGGGCAATTGCGTTAGTCCTGCCACTTTTATAA
- a CDS encoding heavy-metal-associated domain-containing protein, which translates to MEKAILQLETLSCPSCMQKIEGAVKSVNGVDKDSLKVLFNSSKVKTNFDSAVTSIEEIQKAIENVGYPVLKTKVKAA; encoded by the coding sequence ATGGAAAAAGCTATATTGCAATTAGAAACGTTGTCTTGTCCAAGTTGTATGCAAAAAATTGAAGGTGCCGTGAAATCAGTTAACGGTGTTGATAAAGACAGCCTTAAAGTATTATTCAACTCCAGCAAAGTCAAAACCAATTTTGATTCAGCTGTCACTTCGATTGAAGAGATTCAAAAAGCTATCGAAAACGTAGGCTATCCGGTCCTTAAAACAAAAGTCAAGGCCGCTTAA
- a CDS encoding heavy metal translocating P-type ATPase, with protein MQQYILSKKNVITVISGLLIALGFFSHFVLENVGLSEWSLIIASVFGITPIAIQAFQAMKVKVISIDVLVSIAAIGALFIQNYEESAIVTFLFLFGHYLEQRTLNQTRSAIKGLTEMAPESALKQMDNGEFEEVDVDDIDEGDILLVKTGAKVPVDGIVLTGEGHINEASITGEAVPVNKQADAEVFAGTILENGTIQIRADRVGEDTTFGKIIELVEEAQDSKSEAERFIDRFSKYYTPAVLVLAIVVWAFSQNIELAITILVLGCPGALVIGVPVSNVAGIGNGARSGILLKGSEVIQDFSNVDTIVFDKTGTLTVGNPTVAATELYEKDSAETLGYLASVERESDHPLAKAVLNQIGETDFYPVEGTEAVKGGGIVSSVAGHRVAVGNVALMEKENVTLSKKVQKDVKRFEQQGNSLVLTAVDGELKVLMGIRDQVRPGVKANLQELKDLGVKNLVVLSGDNQATVDVVAGELGLTEAHGHMLPEDKSAYIGKLQQRGQIVAFVGDGVNDSPSLALADIGIAMGSGTDVAIETSDVVLMNSNFSNLPHALGLVKATANNMKQNIVISIGVVLVLLTSVFFSEWMNMSIGMLVHEGSILAVIFNGMRLMKYKLKGRKE; from the coding sequence ATGCAACAATATATATTAAGCAAGAAAAATGTTATCACCGTCATCAGTGGATTGTTAATCGCACTCGGTTTCTTCAGTCACTTTGTTTTAGAAAACGTAGGACTTTCAGAGTGGTCTTTGATCATCGCCTCTGTCTTTGGGATTACGCCAATTGCCATTCAAGCGTTTCAAGCAATGAAAGTCAAAGTCATCAGTATTGATGTTTTAGTCAGTATTGCAGCGATTGGTGCGCTTTTTATTCAAAATTATGAAGAATCGGCTATTGTCACGTTCTTATTCTTATTCGGACACTACTTGGAACAACGAACATTGAACCAAACGCGATCTGCTATCAAAGGATTGACTGAAATGGCACCCGAAAGCGCCTTGAAACAAATGGATAATGGCGAATTTGAAGAAGTAGACGTGGATGATATAGATGAAGGGGATATCTTGCTCGTTAAAACGGGTGCGAAAGTGCCAGTAGATGGCATAGTCCTTACGGGTGAAGGGCATATCAATGAAGCTAGCATTACAGGTGAAGCTGTTCCGGTCAACAAGCAAGCTGATGCAGAAGTTTTTGCAGGAACCATTTTAGAAAACGGAACGATTCAAATCAGAGCTGACCGAGTTGGTGAGGACACCACATTTGGAAAAATTATTGAACTCGTGGAAGAAGCACAAGATTCTAAATCCGAAGCGGAACGGTTCATTGATCGCTTTTCTAAATACTACACACCAGCTGTCTTGGTTCTGGCAATTGTTGTATGGGCGTTCAGTCAAAATATTGAGTTAGCAATCACCATCTTGGTTCTAGGTTGCCCAGGCGCATTAGTTATCGGAGTGCCTGTCTCAAACGTTGCCGGTATTGGGAATGGTGCTCGTAGCGGTATTCTTTTAAAAGGGAGTGAAGTCATTCAAGACTTCAGCAATGTGGATACAATTGTATTTGATAAGACAGGTACTTTAACTGTCGGAAACCCAACCGTTGCAGCGACTGAACTATATGAAAAAGATTCTGCTGAAACGCTTGGCTATCTGGCCAGTGTGGAACGGGAATCAGATCATCCATTAGCAAAAGCGGTCTTAAATCAAATTGGAGAAACAGACTTTTATCCTGTTGAAGGAACTGAAGCGGTGAAAGGCGGCGGAATCGTTTCAAGTGTAGCTGGACATAGAGTGGCTGTTGGGAATGTGGCCTTGATGGAAAAAGAAAATGTCACTCTCAGCAAAAAAGTGCAAAAAGATGTCAAACGGTTTGAACAACAAGGGAACTCTCTCGTTTTGACAGCGGTCGACGGTGAATTAAAAGTACTGATGGGCATTCGCGATCAAGTCCGTCCGGGTGTGAAAGCTAATTTGCAGGAATTAAAAGACTTGGGCGTGAAAAATCTAGTTGTTCTTTCAGGAGATAACCAAGCAACCGTTGATGTGGTCGCCGGCGAACTTGGTTTGACCGAAGCTCACGGCCACATGTTGCCGGAAGACAAATCGGCTTATATCGGAAAACTTCAACAACGTGGTCAAATTGTAGCCTTTGTTGGAGATGGCGTTAACGATAGTCCGTCCTTAGCTTTAGCAGACATTGGAATCGCAATGGGAAGCGGAACGGACGTAGCAATTGAAACATCCGATGTCGTTTTAATGAACTCGAACTTCAGCAACTTGCCTCACGCATTAGGATTAGTAAAAGCCACCGCAAATAATATGAAACAAAATATCGTGATTTCAATTGGCGTAGTGTTGGTCTTGTTGACCAGCGTCTTCTTCAGCGAATGGATGAATATGTCTATCGGAATGTTGGTTCATGAAGGTAGTATCTTGGCGGTAATTTTCAATGGCATGAGATTAATGAAGTATAAGTTGAAAGGTCGAAAAGAATAA
- a CDS encoding tyrosine-type recombinase/integrase: MSYNVQPLRTQQEINDFLFCLRRNKNAERDVFLFLIGINSGLRMSDIVKLKKKDVISSKNPRIVEQKTGKTRILYLSSLQELIQDYTKDLEPEDYLFPSTKGGHLEVNTVYQMFQKVAALLDRDDIGTHTLRKTFGYHYYKKTKDVATLMEIFGHSSEKITKRYIGINEDEISETLLNFRLGF; this comes from the coding sequence ATGAGTTATAATGTACAACCATTACGAACGCAGCAAGAAATCAACGACTTTTTATTCTGTTTGAGACGCAACAAAAACGCCGAACGCGACGTTTTCTTGTTTTTGATCGGCATTAATAGCGGTTTGCGCATGTCCGATATCGTGAAATTAAAGAAAAAAGACGTGATTTCCTCGAAAAACCCACGTATTGTGGAGCAAAAAACCGGAAAAACACGCATTTTATATTTAAGCAGCCTGCAGGAGTTGATCCAGGACTACACGAAAGACCTGGAGCCAGAAGATTATTTGTTTCCCAGTACTAAAGGCGGTCATTTAGAAGTCAATACGGTCTATCAGATGTTTCAAAAGGTCGCCGCATTATTAGATCGGGACGATATTGGCACGCACACGCTGCGCAAGACATTTGGTTACCACTATTACAAGAAAACCAAAGACGTGGCTACACTCATGGAAATATTCGGTCACAGCAGCGAAAAAATCACCAAACGCTATATCGGGATCAATGAAGATGAAATCAGTGAGACATTGTTGAACTTCCGTTTAGGTTTCTAA
- a CDS encoding DUF536 domain-containing protein codes for MAEKTIKELADEIGVSKTAIHKKVTPDMRKSFFSKVGNKFVISEEGQEVIKSTFIIPFSETGNRKPETANLKTKETTSENTQTKPITSATKSKTTTTSTVPENNLSETAIKIIEGYQKQLEQKDLQLSELHKLLNQQQQLTLHSNQQNERLQLQLESYENMQSNPSDSEIEPDQSKQKKWWKFWK; via the coding sequence ATGGCGGAAAAAACAATTAAAGAACTTGCTGATGAAATAGGCGTTAGTAAAACCGCCATTCATAAAAAAGTAACTCCTGATATGCGAAAAAGTTTTTTCTCCAAAGTAGGGAATAAATTTGTAATTAGCGAAGAAGGGCAGGAAGTTATAAAATCAACATTTATCATCCCATTTTCAGAAACCGGAAACCGAAAACCAGAAACCGCTAATTTGAAAACTAAAGAAACTACATCAGAAAATACGCAAACTAAACCGATAACTTCAGCAACTAAATCGAAAACTACGACAACCAGCACAGTTCCCGAAAATAATCTATCAGAGACGGCTATAAAAATAATAGAAGGTTATCAAAAACAACTTGAACAGAAAGATTTACAGTTATCCGAATTACATAAACTTTTAAATCAACAACAACAGCTCACTCTGCACTCTAATCAGCAAAATGAACGTTTACAGCTTCAGTTAGAGTCCTACGAAAACATGCAAAGCAATCCCTCTGACTCTGAAATAGAACCCGACCAATCCAAACAAAAGAAGTGGTGGAAATTTTGGAAATAA
- a CDS encoding IS6-like element IS1216 family transposase — protein MNHFKGKQFQQDVIIVAVGYYLRYNLSYREVQEILYDRGINVSHTTIYRWVQEYGKLLYQIWKKKNKKSFYSWKMDETYIKIKGKWHYLYRAIDADGLTLDIWLRKKRDTQAAYAFLKRLVKQFDEPKVVVTDKAPSITSAFKKLKEYGFYQGTEHRTIKYLNNLIEQDHRPVKRRNKFYRSLRTASTTIKGMEAIRGLYKKTRKEGTLFGFSVCTEIKVVLGIPA, from the coding sequence ATGAATCATTTTAAAGGAAAGCAATTTCAGCAGGATGTGATTATTGTAGCCGTGGGCTACTATCTTCGTTATAACCTTAGCTATCGTGAAGTTCAAGAAATCTTATATGATCGTGGCATTAACGTTTCTCATACGACGATTTATCGTTGGGTGCAAGAATATGGCAAACTACTCTATCAAATTTGGAAAAAGAAAAATAAAAAATCCTTTTATTCATGGAAAATGGATGAAACGTACATCAAAATTAAAGGAAAATGGCATTATTTGTATCGAGCCATCGATGCAGATGGTTTAACCTTAGATATTTGGTTACGTAAAAAACGGGACACACAAGCAGCCTATGCTTTTCTTAAGCGGTTAGTGAAGCAGTTTGATGAACCGAAGGTTGTAGTCACAGATAAAGCCCCCTCTATTACAAGTGCCTTTAAGAAACTAAAAGAATACGGCTTTTATCAAGGAACAGAACATCGTACCATTAAATACCTGAATAATTTGATTGAACAAGACCATCGTCCAGTAAAGAGACGCAATAAATTCTATCGAAGTTTACGCACTGCCTCTACCACGATTAAAGGCATGGAAGCCATTCGAGGATTATATAAGAAAACCCGAAAAGAAGGCACTCTCTTCGGGTTTTCGGTCTGTACTGAAATCAAGGTAGTATTGGGAATCCCAGCTTAA
- a CDS encoding type IV secretory system conjugative DNA transfer family protein, with product MALDEFPRLGYMPAFTDAISTLRSRNVSVMILLQSLAQLDKIYQENGRKVIMDNMHYVVVHNALDNTSQKYFSERAGAKTAVIKSRNRGSGGATSYNPQSVPLIRPEDFATLKQPILYAYNLGVTRVDKAYWFKNNRMKSLVNQG from the coding sequence TTGGCTCTTGATGAATTCCCTAGACTCGGCTATATGCCAGCCTTTACTGACGCCATTTCAACTTTACGGTCGCGAAATGTTTCTGTGATGATATTACTTCAATCACTTGCCCAATTAGATAAAATTTACCAAGAAAACGGACGTAAAGTGATTATGGATAATATGCACTATGTAGTAGTTCACAATGCTTTAGACAATACTAGTCAAAAATATTTTTCAGAAAGAGCAGGAGCTAAAACCGCTGTCATTAAAAGTCGTAATCGTGGAAGCGGTGGAGCGACTTCTTATAACCCGCAATCCGTTCCACTGATTCGTCCTGAAGATTTTGCTACCCTCAAACAACCAATTTTATATGCTTACAATCTTGGCGTAACTAGAGTAGACAAAGCATATTGGTTTAAAAACAATCGTATGAAATCGCTTGTCAATCAAGGATAA
- a CDS encoding plasmid mobilization protein: protein MSEQRNMASQTTNNKPNRKEQKQINFRVSEQEYSKLEQSAETLNISVPAFVKKKAQGARVVAPKIKAEDSQEIARQLAKIGGNLNQLAKHANQGGTVDKQSLQELKNEVAQVWQQLT from the coding sequence GTGAGCGAACAACGAAATATGGCTAGCCAGACAACCAACAATAAACCCAATCGAAAAGAACAGAAACAAATCAATTTTCGAGTGAGCGAACAGGAATATTCAAAGTTGGAGCAATCAGCGGAAACTTTGAATATTTCTGTGCCTGCTTTTGTCAAAAAGAAGGCACAAGGGGCTAGGGTAGTTGCACCCAAAATCAAAGCAGAAGATAGCCAAGAAATTGCCCGTCAATTAGCAAAAATAGGGGGCAATTTAAACCAGTTAGCCAAACATGCCAACCAAGGCGGAACAGTCGATAAGCAATCATTGCAAGAATTAAAAAATGAGGTGGCTCAAGTATGGCAACAACTCACATAA